TTCATCTCCTATACCAAATCCAAGCATCCTAGCCATGTCAGTTGTCTTCAACTTGGGTTTTGGGACGTTATGTTGCTTCAACCAAGAATACACAATAAATACTTTTTCCATGACAAACAATTCCAAGGCCTCTGGATTGAACACAATTCCCATTCTCATGCTTGTCTGTCAACAGAAAATTTAGGAATTAGAGCTGGAggcaccttctctctctctctctctctctctcNNNNNNNNNNNNNNNNNNNNNNNNNNNNNNNNNNNNNNNNNNNNNNNNNNNNNNNNNNNNNNNNNNNNNNNNNNNNNNNNNNNNNNNNNNNNNNNNNNNNgtaaaaaaaaaaaaaaaaaaagcacggGAAACAAGTATTAAAAATAGGGTAGTTCAGAGCAATCAAAGGTGAAGTTATTAAAAATAGCACAAGAAACAAGTAAGGAAACACTGTGAATGAATGGTTTATAACCCACGTTGACCAAATGTACAGGAAAACAAGTGGCCATCATTGTTGTGAAGGAACAAGACTGTATTAACCTGCCATAACTTGCAGACCCCTTCTTTACATTGTTCCCTTCATCCTCACTATCAATCCCTCTACGTTCTGTACCATGGCTATCTTTGCGGAACTCTTCATCTTCAAAACGGTCCCCAACTTTGTAACTACTCTTGAACATGTCACCCTCTTTTGTGCCACCTATACCTCCATATCGGTCATTATACTGGCCACTGCCGCTACCGTAGCTACCATATGAGGCTGAACCTGACTTATATGTTATCCCAGATGATGAAAGTCCAATATACCTGAACAGATGCAACTATGTCGTTAATTATCGACACTGAAAGTATGTATCAGACAAGGAAGCTCAAGTAAAACTAATAATCGCAAAATATGAAGCATGAACTCACTTATCACGATTTGCAGCAGCTTTTTCTCTAACTCCTTGTATTTTATCCTTATTATTCAAAAGGGCCAACAGGTTTTCAGCTTTCTTTCTGACATTGATTCCCATATCTTTCCCATTAGGTTCAACATATTCAAAACCTGAGAGTGACTTTACCAATATAAAGCAAATCAGAGAAACAGGTTTTAACAGGACCTCATCGGCGGCATATCATTAATTAGGTGCAAaataaaattacacaaaaactCAAGTAGCAGAGAAGATCCATACTGAGATTTGAAAAGTATGTTCTGTTATGTCATCCAGTGCCCGCTCAGATCCATGTGCTACCAAGTATTCTATAACAGTCAATgcctgaaaaaggaagaagtttTCATGGATATCAGCAATATAAGAATAACAAGATCAAGGTAGGTAAGAAAAATGGATAGAGAAGCTGAAATGTGAGGAATCTGATAATTGAATATTAAAAACATGCAACATAACATGAATAGTATTTTGCTACCTTATACACATGACGCCAGTTTCGACCAGTATCGGTCAATCTTGTCCAGAGTACATTCATAACCATCTGGCACTCAGTGCTGCATGGTGGCATAACAATCATGCATACAAACAAATCATCCATTCCAGAAAAATATATCAGTGAAAAAGTAAGATAAAATAGGCACAGAATGGTACTCAACGAAATACTTAAGTCATACAATTTTTTGGTGGCCTGTGCTATCTCTGCTAAAGCGGTTCCATGGGGACCCCAGGGTTCACTGTCGGTAGCATCCAGAACCTGATGTGTAACGAAAAGAGTTGAGACAAGACAATACACTTTATCAAGACAAATATGGTAATTTAATGAGAAGAACTAGTATTGCAACTTTGTCCCGGTGAAAACACGATTACCTATGGGACTGATAAAACACAACAGAGCATAAGAAAAGGAGTTGCCAGACCCACACAAACCTACCATCAATTCCTATCTGTTAAAGTGTTCCAATTATTGCTTAGTTAGTCATACGACTATGGCATGAGGCAATACCCAGAGACcactaagaaaaataaaaataaaataacaaagggTTCACATATGATATATTTCCTCATGGGCAGTCCATTATCCAAAGCTCATTGTGGAGTAAATAGAAATAAAGAGTTAAGAACAAGAAGCTCATATAGAACAGCAAAGTAACCAATATTCAAACTGTTAATAATTGACTCTAGACCCCAAAACTAACCGTGTAGCAGTTAAACGTTTCACAAACACAAGCACAATCCAAAGTCTATGAATCAAAGATGATACGTGCATGCACAGGTTCTTTGTTGGTTGAATTGCCATAAACTTGCATAAACATATTTTCCAAATCAAGATAGGTCTATTTCAATGGATACCAGCATGTATATGCAATATGAAAactgaaattacaaaaatttgGAATCATTCCCCATACTTCATTACAAGAAACGTTGCATTTATTGGATATCAGATCTTATTTGACTGTAAAGTGGCCAGCATGACAGCAAGGACTATCAAAAATTGGGAGAGGGCTCTCTCCAACGCCTGAGTACTAATCTGGCAAAATGAAGGGTATGAATCATCGATAGGGGGGTTttggaggggggagagagagagagagggcccCACTGTTTTTTGTATGTTGGCATACGATGCAATCGGCAAAATGCCATTGTGCGGATACTTTTCCCTTAAATTTATGCTCTTACAAACTCACATCAATCATCAATGCATATGAACCAGTACACATTGAACTCGTTAAGACACCAATTGATGCAGAACTAAGGGTATACACAGAGACAGAGGAAGATAGGCCACTAGTCAGGCCCATAGTTAGTTAGTTCGTGTATTATACGCATATCCGAACATACAAATGATAACAGAATTTTTTCCACAGATACCAAAAAATCCATGGATTTCATTGCTAGCCTTATTAAACGAGTATAGAAAGCAATTAATCCGTATTTTACCATAAAATACATTTCATTTCAGGAGAGCCGAGGGCTGGAGGGATTTCTTCCTTCATTGTCTGCATTGACGCTTCTTCAAACACCAACAAaagtaaagaaaggaaagaactCCTATCTTAATTGTCTCAGATAAACCCCAAAGCTTTTGAAACGCCCATGGAGAAACTCCTAGTCTCCTACCATAGCCGTTGGTCTCAGATATTTCCCAAGTTGCAGAataaagaagatggaagaagaagagtagtgGTCTCAGATATTTCCCATATCTCTCAGTCCACATTGAAGAACTCCCATCTTCATTGCAGATTAAAGAagatggaaggagaagaaaaactaGAGTGACTTTGGCGAAGTGGGTTTTGAACTTCATATTAGGGCTTGGGAGGAAAGAAGATGGCATTGTTGGGAAGGAGGAGCTTAAAAGTTACGAAGCGGTGCTGTGGAAGGGAATCATGAGACAAGAAATGGGGAAAGGGGGTGTTGTCTGACTTactttttcttccttaattATTATTTAAGCCCTCCTTGACTTGAAATCCCaaaaatatgtaaatatataACCGTATTTTTGCATATAAATCGACTGTATTAAACACATATTAAACATGTACTGTATTATAGTCTGATCCGTtactaaagaggaaaaagagatgatAGACTTAGGTCTAAGGCTCTCCTATATGAAGCCCTTCTTCGATAGCTCGTCCACATGTGTCTTCATCTTTGTGTGCTCTGTGGGGCTCATCATGTATGTTGGGAAATCTGGAAGTACTGATCtcgataccaaattgatggcgTGCTGAATGTCACGCATTGGTGGAAGTGTATCTGGTAGCTTCTCCAGTACTAGATTAACAAAGTCTACCAACAGGTCCTGAATTGGCTTGAGGGACTTCCATATGGTTGTAATCAAGGTACTTTCTGCACCCCCCACCCTCTCGCCTGAGCCAATTTGGAGCTTTTATTTCTGTTCTTGTAAACTGTAGAAAGTCTTGtctcttttccctctttggTGGGGACCAGTAGGCTCTCCTGTATGAATATAGACCGATCTAAAAGATGATGCAAGTGTCCCTGCCCTCGTTGAATCACCATCATCTATCAGGCTAGAAAAATTCAAGCACAACTTCCCCTTCAAAACATTGCCAAACAACCAACATCGGATGGCCCCAAGTTGCCAAGAGTGTGCACATCAACATTTAGCTTAGCAACCAAAAACAACTGTGGAGAGGGGGTTGGGGACTACACAACAATAGTAACAGTTGCAGATTTGGCATTGAATGAGGGACCCAACCCCATGGGGGAACCAAAGATTGATGTCCCTAAAGCTACCCATAACAGCCAGGAAATAAGTAACTTGGTAGTGGTTCCATGAACAACTGAATGAACCTTTCTTAATAAGTCCTGGAATAACCAAGCACTAGACTCCTCCCATAAATGCCAAAATACTGCCATCAATGCTCTTACGCAAAAAGCTTGCACTCCTTGCAGAAAAGGGCTAACTGCCAAGATGATAATAGTTCATGACATCTTCGGTAGTCTCGCAATTGATATCAGGAAATATAAAAAACTGTGATCAAACCAGTTAAGCAAAAGAGCAGAAAAGGAATA
This genomic stretch from Macadamia integrifolia cultivar HAES 741 chromosome 2, SCU_Mint_v3, whole genome shotgun sequence harbors:
- the LOC122071924 gene encoding clathrin interactor EPSIN 1-like, which codes for MDFMKVFDQTVREIKREVNIKVLKVPEMEQKVLDATDSEPWGPHGTALAEIAQATKKFTECQMVMNVLWTRLTDTGRNWRHVYKALTVIEYLVAHGSERALDDITEHTFQISSLSGFEYVEPNGKDMGINVRKKAENLLALLNNKDKIQGVREKAAANRDKYIGLSSSGITYKSGSASYGSYGSGSGQYNDRYGGIGGTKEGDMFKSSYKVGDRFEDEEFRKDSHGTERRGIDSEDEGNNVKKGSASYGRLIQSCSFTTMMATCFPVHLVNVGYKPFIHSVSLLVSCAIFNNFTFDCSELPYF